Proteins encoded by one window of Bauldia sp.:
- a CDS encoding 30S ribosomal protein S2, with the protein MALPDFSMRQLLEAGVHFGHQKHRWNPKMASYLYGVRNNIHIIDLAQTVPMLHRALTAVSDTVAGGGRVLFVGTKRQAAEPLTAAAKRSAQYYVNARWLGGMLTNWKTISKSIARLRELETLLTGEAQGLTKKERLTLTREKDKLEKALGGIKDMGGVPNLLFVIDTNKEKIAIEEATRLGIPVAAIIDSNCDPDGITFPIPGNDDAGRAITLYCDLIAKAAIDGIGRAQGEAGIDIGAAEEVHEPAILESAAPDADMSQAQAVEPVPALDRAKKRAAPPTVPLFTAPAGKADDLKKIEGVGPALERKLNALGVTRYDQIASLTDEEVGRIDDALNYKGRVTRDDWVGQAKALAAG; encoded by the coding sequence ATGGCACTGCCCGATTTTTCTATGCGCCAGCTTTTGGAAGCCGGCGTGCACTTCGGTCACCAGAAGCATCGCTGGAACCCCAAGATGGCGTCGTATCTCTACGGCGTCCGCAACAACATCCACATCATCGATCTCGCCCAGACTGTGCCGATGCTGCATCGCGCGCTGACGGCGGTCTCCGATACGGTCGCCGGCGGCGGTCGTGTGCTGTTCGTCGGCACCAAGCGGCAGGCGGCGGAGCCGCTGACCGCGGCGGCCAAGCGCAGCGCCCAGTATTACGTCAACGCGCGCTGGCTCGGCGGCATGCTGACCAACTGGAAGACCATCTCGAAGTCGATCGCGCGCCTGCGTGAGCTCGAGACGCTGCTCACCGGCGAGGCCCAGGGCCTCACCAAGAAGGAGCGCCTGACGCTGACCCGCGAGAAGGACAAGCTCGAGAAGGCGCTCGGCGGCATCAAGGACATGGGCGGCGTGCCCAATCTCCTGTTCGTGATCGACACCAACAAGGAGAAGATCGCGATCGAGGAGGCGACCCGCCTCGGCATTCCGGTCGCCGCGATCATCGATTCGAACTGCGATCCGGACGGCATCACCTTCCCGATCCCCGGCAACGACGACGCCGGCCGCGCGATCACGCTCTACTGCGATCTCATCGCCAAGGCTGCCATTGACGGCATTGGCCGCGCCCAGGGCGAGGCCGGCATCGACATCGGCGCGGCGGAAGAGGTGCACGAGCCGGCGATTCTTGAATCGGCGGCGCCGGATGCCGATATGAGCCAGGCCCAGGCGGTTGAGCCGGTGCCGGCGCTCGACCGTGCGAAGAAGCGGGCGGCCCCGCCGACGGTGCCGCTGTTCACGGCCCCGGCAGGCAAGGCGGACGACCTCAAGAAGATCGAGGGTGTCGGCCCGGCGCTTGAGCGCAAGCTCAATGCATTGGGTGTCACACGCTACGACCAGATTGCCAGCCTTACCGACGAGGAAGTCGGCCGTATCGACGACGCGCTCAACTACAAGGGCCGGGTGACCCGTGACGATTGGGTCGGCCAGGCCAAGGCGCTCGCCGCCGGCTAG
- a CDS encoding peptide ligase PGM1-related protein yields MNLRKGGTTHPYAALRNLVPGHYDPKGGTWFNHAHEPRFYCSTDNLMDPRWYKLPASVVIKAVNDTDLNFHHERSWGVVLHMLSCLAVDGRFGLTAIGTSAEHAQALYDQVRVVVDQAVDVTGYKPEAQKEATL; encoded by the coding sequence ATGAATCTGCGGAAGGGCGGCACGACGCATCCCTACGCGGCGCTGCGCAATCTCGTGCCCGGACACTACGACCCAAAGGGCGGCACCTGGTTCAACCACGCCCACGAGCCGCGCTTCTACTGCTCGACCGACAACCTGATGGACCCGCGCTGGTACAAACTGCCGGCGAGCGTCGTGATCAAGGCGGTCAACGATACCGATCTCAACTTCCACCACGAGCGCAGCTGGGGTGTGGTACTCCACATGCTGTCGTGCCTCGCGGTCGACGGGCGGTTTGGCCTCACCGCCATCGGCACGTCGGCGGAACATGCGCAGGCGCTGTACGATCAGGTGCGCGTGGTCGTCGATCAGGCCGTGGATGTGACCGGATACAAGCCCGAGGCGCAGAAGGAGGCTACGCTGTGA
- a CDS encoding alpha/beta hydrolase, whose amino-acid sequence MGRQLRHAHRQIRRELDGQHRREESLIRAAVLAALLLASAAVAAEPYRLAPYKDDLFAYPTVLATKDDGAYVVVGYDKQRDLYGRDEVPERQAKWPYISNVWQKTITYDAAGKPLKAIAVGKAEGGARAVVIYIHGQGGTRAQGADNGMFGGNFNRIMNLMAKNDGAYLSPDFTDIGDTGAAEIRALVLDQAARSPDAAIFVACGSQGGAICWRLVADADASAHIAGLLLLGSTHDDAFLKSPFVKSKARRIPIYLGDGTADPIFAAADEVAFYGKVRKAAPGYPIRIALFDTGVHGTPIRMTDWRMVLNWMLEVGGR is encoded by the coding sequence GTGGGGCGACAGCTTCGGCATGCTCACCGACAAATTCGGCGTGAGCTGGATGGTCAACATCGCCGGGAAGAAAGCCTGATCCGCGCCGCGGTCCTCGCGGCGCTCCTGCTGGCTTCGGCGGCGGTTGCCGCCGAGCCCTATCGGCTTGCGCCCTACAAGGACGATCTTTTCGCCTACCCGACCGTGCTGGCGACGAAGGACGACGGCGCCTATGTCGTCGTCGGCTACGACAAGCAGCGCGATCTCTACGGCCGCGACGAGGTGCCCGAGCGGCAGGCGAAGTGGCCGTATATCTCCAACGTCTGGCAGAAGACGATCACCTACGACGCGGCCGGCAAGCCGCTGAAGGCGATCGCGGTCGGCAAGGCCGAGGGCGGCGCCAGGGCGGTCGTCATCTACATCCACGGGCAGGGCGGCACGCGCGCGCAGGGCGCCGACAACGGCATGTTCGGCGGCAACTTCAACCGCATCATGAATCTGATGGCGAAGAACGACGGCGCGTATCTCTCGCCGGACTTCACCGACATCGGCGATACCGGCGCGGCCGAGATCAGGGCGCTGGTGCTCGACCAGGCGGCGCGCTCGCCGGATGCCGCGATCTTCGTTGCCTGCGGCTCGCAGGGCGGCGCGATCTGCTGGCGGCTGGTCGCGGACGCGGATGCGTCGGCGCATATCGCCGGACTCCTGCTGCTCGGCTCAACGCACGACGATGCATTCCTCAAGTCGCCGTTCGTGAAGTCGAAGGCGCGTCGCATCCCGATCTATCTCGGCGACGGCACCGCCGATCCGATCTTCGCCGCGGCCGATGAGGTCGCGTTCTACGGCAAGGTGCGGAAGGCGGCGCCGGGGTATCCGATCCGGATCGCGCTGTTCGACACCGGCGTGCATGGCACGCCGATCCGGATGACGGACTGGCGGATGGTGCTGAACTGGATGCTGGAGGTTGGCGGGCGGTAG
- a CDS encoding VOC family protein — protein MPSILNPYLSFKDNARQAMEFYKSVFGGTLNISKFSDGGMPHDPAEADKTMHAQLNSPGGFVLMGSDTPASMGAPRGNGAISLSGDNEGELSGYWQKLSDGGSVMMPLAKAPWGDSFGMLTDKFGVSWMVNIAGKKA, from the coding sequence ATGCCGTCCATCCTGAATCCCTACCTCAGCTTCAAGGACAACGCCCGCCAGGCGATGGAGTTCTACAAGTCCGTCTTCGGCGGCACGCTCAACATTTCGAAGTTCAGCGACGGCGGCATGCCGCACGATCCGGCCGAGGCGGACAAGACCATGCACGCCCAGCTCAATTCGCCGGGCGGCTTCGTGCTGATGGGTTCGGACACGCCGGCCAGCATGGGCGCGCCGCGCGGCAACGGCGCGATCTCGCTCTCCGGCGACAACGAGGGCGAGCTCAGCGGCTACTGGCAGAAGCTCAGCGACGGCGGCAGCGTGATGATGCCGCTGGCGAAGGCGCCGTGGGGCGACAGCTTCGGCATGCTCACCGACAAATTCGGCGTGAGCTGGATGGTCAACATCGCCGGGAAGAAAGCCTGA
- the dnaE gene encoding DNA polymerase III subunit alpha, whose protein sequence is MSRLAGGVGFVHLRVHSAYSLLEGALPIKRLAELAAHDKMPALGIADTGNLFGALEFAEKMSEKGIQPIIGCQVALDFGDTGEEGRPGAPRAPQLADVVLIAASEAGYWNLVRLVSDSYMRTDPAVRAHISIGELADRAAGLICLTGGPGGPIDRALVAGQSLQAAARLDRLTEVFADRLYVELQRHGMAAEEAALPHLVAMAYERGLPLVATNEPFFPAREDYEAHDALIAIAEGTVISDGNRRRLSEEHYFKSRAAMTALFADLPEAIENTVEIAMRSAWWPRARKPILPRFAESAADAETAAKDEALMLREAASAGLSRRLSAHGFAPGLVEEDYRKRLEYELGVIEKMQYQGYFLIVADFIQWAKGQGIPVGPGRGSGAGSVVAWSLTITDLDPLRFNLIFERFLNPDRVSMPDFDVDFCQNRRDEVIRYVQDKYGADQVAQIITFGTLQARAVLRDVGRVLQMPYGQVDRLAKMVPQNPANPVTLSKAIADEPQLQAAREEDERVRRLLDIAQKLEGLYRHASTHAAGIVIGDRPLDQLVPLYRDPRSGMQVSQFNMKWVEQAGLVKFDFLGLKTLTVLDLAVRLVKKRGIDIDLSRIPLDDAKSYAPLTKGDTVGIFQLESAGMRRAVIDMKLDHFDDLIALVALYRPGPMANIPTYCARKLGKEVPDYIHPKLEGVLKETFGVIVYQEQVMQIAQILAGYSMAEADNLRRAMGKKIRAEMAAQRDRFISGAVANNVDRYQAESIFELLAKFAEYGFPKGHAAAYALVAYQTAYMKANFPVEFMAASLTLENGNTDKLAEFRREAIRLGIPVEAPSVNRSGVEFDVDFSKGGGRIFYALAAIKGVGAQAIEHLVEVRSGKPFTDIADFGRRINPKIINKRALESLIAAGALDELEPDRARLTAGVERILGMANRLQDDAATGQGDMFGAVAERQPLLLPVVDPWLAAEKLKREHDAVGFYLSAHPLDEYRAVLAKMRVQTWAEFSQAVRAGASAGRLAATVTSKQERRTRTGNKMAIVQLSDSTGSFEAVAFSEELVKYRDLLEPGNSIVLLVGAEERPEGINVRIQSAESLDRVMASLKQIRVFLRDEAPLPSVAKHLGSRGEGEVSLILLRDGGREVEMRLPGRFAISPQIASALRAVRGVVQVDLV, encoded by the coding sequence ATGAGTCGGCTCGCGGGCGGGGTGGGTTTTGTCCACCTCCGCGTCCATTCCGCCTATTCGCTGCTGGAGGGTGCGCTGCCGATCAAACGGCTGGCGGAGCTCGCGGCGCACGACAAGATGCCGGCGCTCGGCATCGCCGATACGGGCAACCTGTTCGGAGCGCTCGAGTTTGCCGAGAAGATGTCCGAGAAGGGCATCCAGCCGATCATCGGGTGCCAGGTGGCGCTCGACTTCGGCGATACGGGCGAGGAGGGGCGGCCGGGCGCGCCGCGCGCCCCGCAGCTTGCCGACGTGGTGCTGATCGCCGCCAGCGAGGCGGGGTACTGGAATCTCGTGCGGCTGGTTTCGGATTCCTACATGCGTACCGATCCGGCGGTGCGGGCGCACATCAGCATCGGCGAACTCGCGGACCGCGCTGCCGGCCTGATCTGCCTGACTGGCGGGCCGGGCGGGCCGATCGACCGGGCGCTGGTCGCCGGGCAATCCCTGCAGGCCGCGGCGCGGCTGGATCGGCTGACCGAGGTTTTTGCCGACCGGCTCTATGTCGAGCTCCAGCGGCACGGCATGGCGGCCGAGGAGGCGGCGCTGCCGCATCTGGTCGCGATGGCCTACGAGCGCGGCCTGCCGCTGGTCGCGACCAACGAGCCGTTCTTCCCGGCGCGCGAGGACTACGAGGCGCACGACGCGCTGATCGCGATCGCCGAGGGCACCGTGATCAGCGACGGCAACCGCCGCCGGCTGAGCGAGGAGCATTACTTCAAGTCGCGCGCGGCGATGACGGCGCTGTTCGCCGACCTGCCCGAGGCGATCGAGAATACGGTCGAGATCGCGATGCGCTCGGCGTGGTGGCCGCGCGCGCGGAAGCCGATCCTGCCGCGCTTCGCGGAGAGCGCCGCCGATGCCGAAACGGCGGCGAAGGACGAGGCACTGATGCTGCGCGAGGCAGCGAGTGCCGGCCTGTCACGCCGGCTGTCGGCGCATGGCTTCGCGCCCGGGCTCGTCGAGGAGGATTACCGCAAGCGCTTGGAGTACGAGCTCGGCGTCATCGAGAAGATGCAATATCAGGGCTACTTCCTGATCGTCGCCGACTTCATTCAGTGGGCGAAGGGGCAGGGTATACCGGTCGGCCCGGGCCGCGGCTCCGGCGCCGGCTCGGTGGTCGCGTGGTCGCTGACCATCACCGACCTCGATCCGCTCCGCTTCAACCTGATCTTCGAGCGCTTCCTCAATCCGGATCGCGTGTCGATGCCGGACTTCGACGTCGACTTCTGCCAGAACCGGCGCGACGAGGTCATCCGCTACGTTCAGGACAAGTACGGCGCCGATCAGGTGGCGCAGATCATCACCTTCGGCACGCTGCAGGCGCGCGCCGTGCTGCGCGACGTCGGGCGTGTGCTGCAGATGCCGTACGGGCAGGTCGACCGCCTCGCCAAGATGGTGCCGCAGAATCCGGCGAACCCGGTGACGCTGTCAAAGGCGATTGCCGACGAGCCGCAGCTGCAGGCGGCGCGCGAGGAGGATGAGCGCGTCCGGCGTCTGCTCGACATCGCGCAGAAGCTCGAGGGGCTCTACCGCCACGCCTCGACGCACGCGGCCGGCATCGTCATCGGCGACCGGCCGCTCGACCAGCTCGTGCCGCTCTATCGCGACCCGCGTTCCGGCATGCAGGTCAGCCAGTTCAACATGAAGTGGGTCGAGCAGGCGGGCCTTGTGAAGTTCGACTTCCTCGGCCTCAAGACGCTGACCGTGCTCGATCTCGCGGTGCGTCTGGTGAAGAAGCGCGGCATCGACATCGACCTGTCGCGCATCCCGCTCGATGACGCGAAAAGCTACGCGCCACTGACCAAAGGCGACACGGTCGGCATCTTCCAGCTGGAAAGCGCGGGCATGCGGCGCGCGGTCATCGATATGAAGCTGGACCACTTCGACGACCTGATCGCGCTGGTCGCGCTCTACCGCCCCGGCCCGATGGCGAACATCCCGACCTACTGCGCGCGCAAGCTCGGCAAGGAGGTGCCCGACTACATCCACCCGAAACTGGAAGGCGTGCTGAAGGAGACCTTCGGCGTCATCGTCTACCAGGAGCAGGTGATGCAGATCGCGCAGATCCTCGCCGGCTATTCGATGGCGGAGGCCGACAACCTGCGCCGCGCGATGGGCAAGAAAATCCGGGCCGAGATGGCGGCGCAGCGCGACCGGTTCATCTCGGGTGCCGTCGCCAACAACGTTGACCGCTACCAGGCAGAGTCGATCTTCGAGCTGCTGGCGAAGTTTGCCGAGTACGGTTTCCCGAAGGGGCACGCCGCGGCCTATGCGCTGGTCGCCTACCAGACCGCGTACATGAAGGCGAACTTCCCGGTCGAGTTCATGGCGGCGTCGCTGACGCTGGAAAACGGCAACACCGACAAGCTCGCCGAATTCCGTCGCGAGGCGATCCGGCTGGGGATTCCGGTCGAGGCGCCGTCGGTCAACCGCTCGGGCGTCGAGTTCGATGTCGACTTCAGCAAGGGCGGGGGGCGCATCTTCTACGCGCTCGCCGCGATCAAGGGCGTCGGCGCGCAGGCGATCGAGCATCTGGTCGAAGTGCGGAGCGGCAAGCCGTTCACTGACATTGCGGATTTCGGCCGGCGCATCAACCCGAAGATCATCAACAAGCGCGCGCTGGAAAGCCTGATCGCCGCCGGCGCACTGGACGAACTGGAGCCCGACCGGGCGCGGCTTACGGCCGGCGTCGAGCGTATCCTCGGCATGGCGAACCGCCTGCAGGACGACGCGGCGACCGGGCAGGGCGACATGTTCGGGGCGGTCGCCGAACGCCAGCCGCTGCTCTTGCCGGTGGTCGATCCGTGGCTGGCGGCGGAGAAATTGAAGCGTGAGCACGATGCCGTCGGCTTCTATCTGTCGGCGCACCCGCTCGACGAATATCGCGCGGTGCTCGCCAAGATGCGCGTGCAGACCTGGGCGGAATTCTCGCAGGCGGTGCGCGCCGGCGCCTCGGCCGGGCGGCTTGCGGCGACGGTCACCTCGAAGCAGGAGCGGCGGACGCGCACCGGCAACAAGATGGCGATCGTGCAGCTTTCCGATTCCACCGGTTCGTTCGAGGCGGTGGCGTTCTCGGAGGAGCTGGTGAAGTACCGCGATCTGCTCGAGCCGGGCAATTCGATCGTCCTGCTGGTCGGCGCCGAGGAGCGGCCGGAGGGCATCAACGTGCGCATCCAGTCGGCCGAGTCGCTCGACCGGGTGATGGCGAGCCTCAAGCAGATCCGCGTGTTCCTGCGCGACGAGGCGCCGCTGCCGAGCGTTGCCAAGCATCTCGGCAGCCGCGGCGAGGGCGAGGTCAGCCTGATCCTGCTCCGCGACGGCGGCCGCGAGGTCGAGATGCGGCTGCCCGGCCGCTTCGCCATCAGCCCGCAGATCGCGAGCGCGCTCCGTGCCGTGCGCGGCGTCGTTCAGGTCGATCTGGTCTAG
- a CDS encoding IS1 family transposase — MNKLPLAKRVQILSMLVEGSSMRSVSRVADVSINTVAKLLAQAGDACGAFHYNTVRDVKARRVQCDEIWSFCYAKAKNVENAKAAPVGAGNVWTWTALDSDSKMILSWMVGDRSAETANFFMDDLAARLADRVQLTTDGHKVYLDAVAGAFGNNVDYAMLVKLYGDDANAVGPEKKYSPSECVGTRKEPKIGSPDIEHVSTSHVERMNLSMRMGMRRFTRLTNAFSKKIDQHVAALSLYFVFYNFVKTHKAHKLSPAMAAGVTDRLWSVEDIVALIDARAPKAGKRGPYRKRVSI; from the coding sequence ATGAACAAGCTGCCCCTCGCGAAGCGCGTCCAAATCCTCTCCATGCTGGTGGAAGGGTCGTCCATGCGGTCGGTGAGCCGCGTGGCCGATGTGTCGATCAACACTGTCGCGAAGCTGCTGGCGCAGGCGGGCGATGCCTGCGGCGCCTTTCACTACAACACGGTGCGCGACGTGAAGGCGCGCCGCGTCCAGTGTGATGAAATCTGGTCGTTCTGCTACGCGAAGGCGAAGAACGTCGAGAACGCCAAGGCGGCCCCGGTCGGTGCTGGCAATGTGTGGACGTGGACCGCGCTTGATAGCGACTCCAAGATGATCCTTTCGTGGATGGTCGGAGATCGCAGCGCCGAGACGGCAAATTTCTTCATGGACGATTTGGCGGCGCGGTTGGCGGATCGCGTGCAGCTGACGACCGACGGTCACAAGGTGTACCTGGATGCCGTCGCCGGTGCCTTCGGCAACAACGTCGATTACGCCATGCTGGTGAAGCTGTACGGCGACGATGCGAACGCGGTCGGACCGGAGAAGAAATATTCGCCGAGCGAGTGCGTAGGGACGCGCAAGGAACCGAAGATCGGCTCGCCGGATATCGAGCACGTCAGCACGTCGCACGTCGAGCGCATGAACCTCTCAATGCGGATGGGGATGCGCCGCTTCACGCGTCTGACGAATGCGTTCTCCAAGAAGATCGATCAGCACGTTGCGGCGCTGTCGCTCTACTTCGTGTTCTACAACTTCGTGAAGACCCACAAGGCGCACAAGCTGTCGCCGGCAATGGCGGCTGGCGTCACGGATCGCCTGTGGTCGGTGGAGGATATCGTGGCGCTGATTGATGCTCGCGCACCGAAGGCTGGCAAGCGTGGGCCGTATCGGAAGCGCGTTTCTATTTGA
- a CDS encoding XRE family transcriptional regulator, translating into MADRFNGEMLTLARQLRKVSQAELVAVLKDRITQGQLSKIERGRIQPDADLAAAIAGALGVRPSFFGDGSYVRMPPVSFHRKRQKLGARDLDAIHAQAEVYRLTLKRLLEGVELEPTLAAVPAMDPDAFDGRVSEIAAAIRQHWMVPRGPIKSVSKLIEDSGVIIVPFDFGTPLIDGFGQHASDGLPPIIFINATQPVDRLRFSLAHELGHLVMHQTPNPDQEVQANRFASEFLMPTREIKPQLYGLGIQRLMDLKLYWGVSMQSLIYKAWEAGSISDRSKKYHFVQMSKRGFREREPVQVTAPESPSTLRDVISAHLNELGYTPADLGEMFGLSEEDTQRLYPVPRQKPQLRIIV; encoded by the coding sequence ATGGCTGATCGCTTCAATGGCGAGATGCTTACGTTGGCGCGACAACTACGAAAGGTTAGCCAAGCCGAATTGGTTGCGGTGCTTAAGGACCGAATTACCCAAGGCCAGCTATCGAAGATCGAGCGCGGCCGCATCCAGCCGGATGCTGACTTGGCCGCGGCAATTGCTGGCGCTTTAGGAGTTCGCCCGTCATTTTTCGGCGACGGTTCATACGTTCGGATGCCGCCGGTAAGTTTCCACCGCAAGCGGCAGAAGCTAGGCGCGCGTGATCTCGATGCCATACATGCACAAGCCGAGGTTTACAGGCTCACGCTCAAACGTCTCTTAGAGGGAGTCGAACTAGAGCCGACACTTGCCGCCGTGCCAGCGATGGACCCGGACGCTTTTGACGGTCGGGTTTCGGAAATTGCTGCTGCGATCCGCCAGCACTGGATGGTTCCGCGCGGACCGATCAAGAGCGTGTCCAAGCTGATCGAGGATTCGGGCGTTATCATCGTCCCCTTCGATTTTGGCACTCCGCTCATTGATGGGTTTGGGCAGCACGCGTCGGACGGTCTACCGCCAATCATCTTCATCAATGCCACGCAGCCGGTTGACCGCTTGCGTTTCAGCTTGGCCCATGAATTGGGCCATCTCGTTATGCATCAGACGCCGAATCCTGATCAGGAAGTTCAGGCGAACCGTTTCGCATCTGAGTTCCTAATGCCGACCCGCGAAATTAAGCCTCAGCTTTATGGACTTGGCATCCAAAGGCTGATGGATCTCAAACTGTATTGGGGCGTGTCGATGCAGTCTCTGATCTACAAGGCGTGGGAGGCCGGGTCGATTTCTGATCGAAGCAAGAAGTATCATTTCGTGCAGATGTCTAAGCGTGGTTTCCGGGAACGTGAGCCTGTCCAGGTCACGGCGCCGGAATCGCCTTCGACCCTTCGCGATGTGATTTCCGCTCACCTAAATGAACTCGGCTATACACCCGCCGATCTAGGCGAAATGTTCGGTCTCAGCGAAGAGGACACGCAGCGGCTTTACCCAGTTCCGAGGCAAAAACCGCAGCTACGGATTATTGTTTGA
- a CDS encoding DUF4760 domain-containing protein, translating to MPDPSVLPGAATQIASAAPAFWWVSPAVTAVAALIAAIIAMVSIYQNRKIARLRATLDLIERTESQEYYRDLVDHFKNVRDTNRFQELANTNDAEKIKEKTKILFFLNHYELLAIAFKRKILDRKFYSRWMRGTFVNDWLAAREFIEIVRNPPDKPSRPTVFCEMEALAKKWQRRT from the coding sequence GTGCCCGATCCATCCGTTTTACCAGGGGCCGCGACGCAAATAGCGTCTGCGGCCCCTGCTTTTTGGTGGGTTTCGCCCGCCGTGACCGCTGTTGCGGCCCTTATCGCGGCGATAATCGCGATGGTTTCCATCTATCAAAACCGCAAGATTGCTCGACTTCGTGCCACCTTGGATTTAATAGAGCGTACCGAATCCCAAGAATACTATAGAGACCTAGTAGATCATTTTAAAAACGTACGTGATACGAATAGATTTCAAGAACTTGCTAATACAAATGATGCTGAGAAAATAAAAGAAAAGACCAAAATACTATTCTTTCTAAATCATTACGAACTTCTAGCGATAGCCTTCAAAAGGAAGATACTCGATCGGAAGTTTTATTCTAGGTGGATGCGCGGAACCTTTGTTAACGACTGGCTCGCCGCGCGAGAGTTCATAGAGATCGTGCGAAATCCTCCAGACAAGCCTTCGCGCCCGACCGTGTTCTGCGAAATGGAGGCGCTGGCCAAAAAATGGCAAAGGCGCACCTGA
- a CDS encoding RNA-binding protein — MPRGPKGEKRPADVIGAAILIGRLATGEAEESGVTKSAAAELGSKGGKARATSLSKKRRSEIAKKAAKSRWNKGF; from the coding sequence ATGCCGCGCGGACCGAAAGGCGAGAAGAGGCCAGCCGACGTTATCGGCGCGGCGATCCTGATTGGGCGGCTCGCCACCGGGGAGGCGGAGGAAAGCGGCGTCACTAAATCAGCAGCGGCCGAGTTGGGGTCCAAAGGCGGGAAGGCGCGGGCAACCAGCCTGAGCAAGAAGCGCCGATCGGAGATCGCCAAAAAGGCAGCCAAATCCAGATGGAACAAGGGTTTTTGA
- a CDS encoding ABC transporter ATP-binding protein yields the protein MSTAPQQQPARRPILRLAGIERHYPDASGGALTVLSGANLDIFPGEMVALVAPSGAGKSTLLQIAGLLEHPNKGEVFVSGYASSKLSDSERTMLRRLHIGFVYQFHHLLPEFTALENVMMPQLIRGMKRAEAMARSLQLLAYMRVKERAEHRPTAMSGGEQQRVAIARAVANGPRLLLADEPTGNLDPTTAGMVFDGLMRLVRASKLSCLIATHNHDLAARMDRAITLERGKVVELRRQPSLVAAAPPAEFLPPAASADQA from the coding sequence ATGAGCACTGCGCCGCAGCAGCAACCGGCAAGACGCCCGATCCTCAGGCTGGCGGGCATCGAGCGGCATTACCCCGACGCTTCCGGCGGCGCGCTGACAGTGCTCTCCGGCGCCAATCTCGACATCTTCCCCGGCGAGATGGTCGCGCTGGTCGCGCCGTCGGGCGCCGGCAAATCGACGCTCTTGCAGATCGCGGGCCTGCTCGAGCATCCCAACAAGGGCGAGGTGTTCGTCTCGGGCTATGCGTCGAGCAAGCTTTCCGATTCCGAGCGCACGATGCTGCGCCGGCTGCACATCGGCTTCGTCTACCAGTTCCATCACCTGCTGCCGGAATTCACGGCGCTGGAAAACGTGATGATGCCGCAACTGATCCGCGGCATGAAGCGCGCCGAGGCGATGGCGCGCTCGCTGCAGCTTCTCGCCTACATGCGCGTGAAGGAGAGGGCGGAGCACCGGCCGACCGCCATGTCGGGCGGCGAGCAGCAGCGCGTGGCGATCGCCCGCGCCGTCGCCAACGGGCCCCGCCTGCTGCTCGCCGACGAGCCGACGGGCAACCTCGACCCGACGACGGCGGGGATGGTCTTCGACGGGCTGATGCGGCTGGTGCGCGCCTCGAAGCTTTCCTGCCTGATCGCGACGCACAATCACGACCTCGCCGCGCGCATGGACCGCGCGATCACGCTCGAGCGCGGCAAGGTGGTCGAGCTCCGCCGCCAGCCCTCGCTGGTCGCCGCGGCGCCGCCGGCAGAGTTCCTGCCGCCCGCGGCCTCCGCCGACCAGGCATAG
- a CDS encoding DUF1467 family protein, with protein sequence MTVFSTIAVYFVVWWVVLFAVLPFGIRTQQEAGEVTLGTTASAPARPRLVRVAIATTILAGIIVGGMWVAVNVYGVSLESFANLLDAKK encoded by the coding sequence ATGACCGTCTTCAGCACGATCGCCGTCTATTTCGTCGTCTGGTGGGTGGTGTTGTTTGCCGTCTTACCGTTCGGCATCCGCACGCAGCAGGAAGCCGGCGAAGTGACGCTCGGCACGACCGCGAGCGCGCCGGCGCGGCCGCGCCTCGTGCGCGTCGCGATCGCGACGACGATCCTCGCCGGCATCATCGTCGGCGGCATGTGGGTGGCGGTGAACGTCTACGGCGTGTCGCTGGAGAGTTTCGCGAACCTGCTCGACGCAAAGAAGTGA
- the mce gene encoding methylmalonyl-CoA epimerase, producing MIGRLNHVAIAVPDIVAGSALYRDMLGAQVSEPVAQPEHGVTTVFIELPNTKVELITPLGDASPIRGFLERNPFGGIHHICYEVSDVRAAARDLAARGARILGDAEPKIGAHGKPVIFVHPKDFLGTLIELEQA from the coding sequence ATGATCGGCCGCCTCAACCACGTCGCCATCGCGGTGCCCGACATCGTTGCCGGGTCGGCGCTCTACCGCGACATGCTGGGCGCGCAGGTGTCCGAGCCGGTGGCGCAGCCGGAGCATGGCGTCACCACTGTGTTCATCGAGCTACCCAACACCAAGGTCGAGCTGATCACGCCGCTCGGCGATGCTTCGCCGATCCGCGGCTTCCTCGAGCGCAACCCGTTCGGCGGCATTCATCACATCTGCTACGAGGTGAGCGACGTGCGTGCCGCCGCCCGCGATCTGGCCGCGCGCGGCGCCCGCATCCTTGGCGACGCGGAGCCGAAGATCGGGGCGCACGGCAAGCCGGTGATCTTCGTCCACCCGAAAGACTTCCTCGGCACCCTCATCGAGCTGGAGCAGGCATGA